A genomic segment from Thermostichus lividus PCC 6715 encodes:
- a CDS encoding DUF7219 family protein, translating into MARYRGVNHPGSQEFNAHLQSFAHRVSLLAALHTGGNLPTYETYQQLLTLWEALQPYCSLIADGDRPAYPLACNAPLDDSPNGTFPYTLDAD; encoded by the coding sequence ATCGCCCGCTACCGGGGTGTCAATCACCCAGGCAGTCAGGAATTCAACGCGCATCTCCAGTCTTTTGCCCATCGAGTGTCGCTTCTTGCCGCGTTACACACGGGCGGCAATCTGCCAACTTATGAGACCTATCAGCAATTGCTGACTCTTTGGGAAGCATTGCAGCCCTATTGTTCGTTAATTGCCGATGGCGATCGCCCGGCTTACCCGCTGGCTTGCAATGCCCCTTTGGATGACTCGCCCAACGGCACATTCCCCTATACTCTGGATGCTGACTGA
- the gshB gene encoding glutathione synthase — protein MLVAFIIDPIASLDPGHDTSVALMEAAQQMGLEVWITEISQLVIRDGQAWARLTPVQLVPAQLVAGQWQVSRPWFQLGTPEWRSLEDFTAVWMRKDPPVNSAYLYATYCLDLVNPQKTRVLNSPAALRHANEKMYGLRFSSVMPHTLVSSDKQVIREFVQRQGTAVLKPLGGKAGEGILFLQAGDRNLNSMIEISTQQGQLPVMVQEYLPAAKEGDKRIILLNGEPIGAVNRIPTGDEFRGNMATGGRVAAIDITERDRHICQILAPSLRQDGLYFVGIDIIGGYLTEVNVTSPTGIREIDRLSDTRLAEQVMAGVVG, from the coding sequence GTGTTGGTTGCCTTTATTATTGACCCTATCGCCAGTTTGGATCCTGGCCATGACACCAGTGTTGCCCTCATGGAAGCAGCGCAACAGATGGGGTTGGAGGTTTGGATTACAGAGATTTCGCAGCTTGTGATCCGCGACGGCCAAGCGTGGGCACGCCTCACGCCGGTGCAGTTGGTGCCCGCCCAACTTGTTGCGGGTCAGTGGCAAGTCTCACGGCCGTGGTTTCAGTTAGGCACACCGGAGTGGCGATCGCTAGAGGACTTTACCGCCGTTTGGATGCGCAAAGACCCACCCGTCAATAGTGCTTACCTCTATGCAACCTACTGCTTGGACTTAGTGAATCCACAGAAAACGCGGGTGCTAAATAGTCCAGCGGCACTGCGCCATGCCAATGAAAAAATGTATGGGTTGCGCTTTAGCAGTGTGATGCCCCACACCTTGGTGAGTAGCGATAAACAAGTGATTCGTGAGTTTGTCCAACGCCAAGGGACTGCTGTCCTGAAACCCTTAGGCGGTAAAGCCGGAGAAGGCATTTTATTCTTGCAGGCGGGCGATCGCAACCTCAACTCCATGATTGAAATCAGTACCCAGCAAGGACAACTGCCAGTGATGGTGCAGGAATACCTACCTGCAGCCAAAGAGGGGGATAAGCGCATCATTCTGCTGAATGGCGAGCCGATTGGGGCAGTGAACCGGATTCCCACCGGGGATGAATTTCGGGGCAATATGGCCACTGGTGGACGAGTTGCAGCGATTGATATAACTGAGCGCGATCGCCACATTTGTCAGATTTTGGCACCAAGCCTCCGCCAAGATGGCCTTTATTTTGTCGGCATTGACATTATTGGCGGTTACCTAACGGAGGTGAATGTGACCAGTCCCACCGGTATTCGTGAAATTGATCGCCTCAGCGACACACGCCTTGCTGAGCAGGTCATGGCTGGCGTGGTTGGATAG
- the grxC gene encoding glutaredoxin 3, producing MATVEIYTWSACPFCLRAKQLLNRKGVSFTEYVIDGDEAARQAMAQRANGRRSLPQIFINNQHIGGCDDLYALEAQGKLDSLLQSAA from the coding sequence GTGGCCACTGTGGAAATCTATACTTGGTCTGCCTGTCCCTTCTGTCTTCGGGCTAAGCAACTGCTGAACCGCAAGGGGGTATCCTTTACAGAGTATGTGATTGATGGCGATGAAGCCGCACGGCAAGCGATGGCGCAGCGGGCCAATGGGCGGCGATCGCTGCCACAGATTTTCATTAATAACCAACATATTGGCGGCTGTGATGATCTCTATGCCCTTGAGGCGCAAGGGAAGTTAGACTCCCTCTTGCAGTCTGCGGCCTAG
- a CDS encoding NADH-quinone oxidoreductase subunit M, whose protein sequence is MLLTLLILIPALAALLMSVLPERLLRPVALAGAAVTFGLSAWLLSQLDLQQAGLQFPEFTPWLPPLGLNYSLGVDGLSLPLIVLGTFLTLLVIFNGEKSSPRLFYGLVLVANAGIIGALAAQNLLLFVLFYEVELVPFYLLILMWGGQRRERAAVKFLIYTAISGILILAAFLAMGWLTHAPSFDYGDLQLAALAPTTQAILLALLVIGFGIKIPLVPLHSWLPDAYVEASTPTAILLGGILAKLGTYGLVRFAVGLFPETWGSFASVLAIVAAASILYGALAAIAQKDIKRMVAYSSIGHMGYVLLALAAHTHLSMVGAIAQMISHGLILALLFYLVGIIETKVGTRELDVLNGLLNPLRGLPTTSALLILGGMASAGIPGLVGFVAEFLVFQGSYAIFPIPTLVAVVGTGLTAVYFVILLNRTCFGRLDNATAYYPRVLWPEKLPALVLTLLILVLGVQPTWLVRWSETISQKLVAAIPTTTEIVASIAPSLSSTHN, encoded by the coding sequence ATGCTCTTAACACTGCTGATCCTGATTCCCGCACTGGCAGCGCTGCTGATGTCGGTCTTGCCGGAACGCCTACTGCGGCCTGTGGCACTGGCTGGGGCAGCGGTTACCTTTGGCCTATCTGCTTGGCTTCTGAGTCAATTGGATCTACAGCAAGCAGGCTTACAGTTTCCAGAATTTACCCCGTGGTTGCCGCCCCTTGGGCTGAACTATTCCCTAGGGGTGGATGGTCTCTCTCTGCCGCTGATTGTCCTGGGTACATTCTTAACGCTACTCGTCATCTTTAACGGTGAGAAAAGTTCGCCACGGTTGTTTTATGGCCTTGTGTTGGTCGCCAATGCCGGGATTATTGGTGCCCTAGCGGCTCAAAATCTTCTGCTCTTTGTTCTGTTTTACGAAGTTGAACTGGTTCCCTTTTATCTGCTGATTTTAATGTGGGGGGGGCAGCGCCGGGAGCGAGCGGCGGTGAAATTTCTCATTTATACAGCCATCTCCGGTATTCTCATCCTAGCCGCCTTCTTGGCCATGGGTTGGCTGACCCACGCCCCCAGCTTTGACTATGGGGATCTGCAACTGGCGGCACTTGCACCTACCACGCAAGCCATTCTTTTGGCTCTACTGGTGATTGGCTTTGGCATTAAAATTCCCCTTGTGCCGCTCCATAGCTGGCTACCGGATGCCTACGTCGAAGCCTCAACCCCCACAGCAATTCTCTTAGGGGGGATTCTGGCAAAGTTGGGCACCTACGGTTTAGTACGTTTTGCTGTCGGGCTGTTTCCCGAAACATGGGGATCGTTTGCCAGTGTGCTGGCGATCGTGGCGGCAGCCAGCATTCTCTACGGTGCGTTGGCGGCCATTGCTCAAAAGGACATCAAACGGATGGTGGCCTACAGCTCTATTGGTCACATGGGTTACGTCTTACTGGCGCTGGCGGCACATACCCACCTGAGTATGGTGGGGGCGATCGCCCAAATGATTAGTCATGGTCTGATCTTGGCGCTGCTGTTTTATTTAGTGGGAATTATTGAAACCAAAGTCGGCACCCGCGAACTCGATGTGCTTAACGGCTTGCTCAATCCTCTGCGGGGGTTACCTACCACCAGTGCCTTGCTGATATTAGGGGGGATGGCCAGTGCCGGTATTCCCGGCTTGGTGGGCTTTGTTGCCGAGTTTTTAGTCTTTCAAGGCAGTTATGCCATCTTTCCGATCCCTACCCTCGTTGCGGTTGTGGGAACTGGCTTGACGGCGGTTTACTTTGTCATCTTACTAAACCGTACCTGCTTTGGCCGCCTAGATAACGCCACGGCCTACTATCCGCGGGTGTTGTGGCCTGAAAAACTGCCAGCGCTGGTCTTGACCCTATTAATTCTGGTGTTAGGGGTTCAACCCACGTGGCTAGTGCGCTGGAGTGAAACCATCAGTCAGAAGCTAGTGGCAGCGATCCCCACCACAACGGAAATAGTTGCCAGCATAGCGCCATCCTTGTCCTCTACCCACAATTAA
- a CDS encoding ATP-binding protein → MPSMTLTYVAPQWQTLTFSSTLFLQPILEVLLANVPHPLRDELRLGLQEALVNAARHGNALNPEKVVFVRYTYSPEQCWWVITDQGDGFLPPRCVFSPEDELLPPDDCECGRGLFLIYAIFDEVYWNAKGTELSLCKYLTGY, encoded by the coding sequence ATGCCGTCTATGACGCTAACGTACGTTGCACCCCAATGGCAAACCCTGACCTTTTCTTCAACATTATTTTTGCAACCTATCCTTGAAGTATTACTCGCCAATGTTCCTCACCCTTTGCGTGATGAGTTGCGCCTTGGGCTGCAGGAGGCATTGGTCAATGCGGCTCGCCATGGCAACGCCCTTAACCCTGAAAAAGTTGTTTTCGTGCGCTACACCTATTCCCCCGAACAATGCTGGTGGGTCATTACCGATCAAGGCGACGGGTTTTTGCCACCTCGCTGCGTTTTCTCCCCTGAAGATGAACTGCTGCCCCCTGACGACTGTGAGTGTGGTCGGGGGTTATTTTTGATCTATGCCATTTTTGACGAAGTGTATTGGAATGCCAAAGGCACAGAACTGAGCTTGTGTAAATATCTGACCGGCTATTAG
- a CDS encoding Era-like GTP-binding protein, protein MPSASNISPKVHHASVQGQLSLGQLTLNCLNELLAWHQSHHSHVSEHWLPLYDLRDRLNQPAWHIVVLGQVSRGKSALLNALYGETIFPVGAVHGTTQWPRTVRWQFGDHAVDLTDTPGLDEVAGSQREAMTWGAIATADLVLLVSHDTLTPIEVQARQQLEARRVPYQWVITKADLYAAVPENLTDAIVVSSTTGQGISELRAHVQQWLSHNALLERSTHLLHQASTIERAVGNALSSYRQAQQGNVPWPWLGGQLLGSALLPGGGGDAVLAMVACLGYVRHWCQAYALPFPLPAFSEISQFLLLWCAAIYVTPWLGGSISSELWSLNTTVVLQAGVILWGYQQLRRKLESYLQQGYQWDVLDPSGFWRTLLSNSSRELPSIGYLGSRCCVFCKRHHQVR, encoded by the coding sequence ATGCCTAGCGCTAGCAACATCTCCCCCAAGGTTCATCATGCCAGTGTGCAGGGTCAACTCAGTCTGGGGCAGCTTACCCTTAACTGCCTGAATGAATTGCTGGCATGGCATCAGAGCCATCATTCCCACGTCAGTGAGCACTGGTTACCACTCTACGATCTGCGCGATCGCCTCAATCAACCGGCATGGCACATTGTGGTTTTAGGGCAAGTCAGCCGGGGTAAATCTGCTCTCCTCAATGCGCTCTATGGCGAGACCATTTTTCCCGTGGGAGCAGTTCATGGCACAACCCAATGGCCACGCACAGTTCGTTGGCAATTTGGTGACCATGCGGTGGATTTAACCGATACTCCGGGGTTAGATGAAGTGGCTGGCTCGCAGCGAGAAGCAATGACGTGGGGGGCGATCGCCACCGCCGATTTAGTCCTATTGGTTAGCCATGACACTCTGACCCCTATTGAAGTGCAAGCTCGCCAGCAGCTTGAGGCACGCAGAGTGCCCTATCAGTGGGTGATCACCAAAGCGGATCTGTATGCCGCCGTTCCGGAAAACCTCACCGACGCCATTGTTGTCAGTAGCACGACCGGCCAAGGCATTAGTGAACTCCGTGCCCACGTGCAGCAATGGCTCAGCCACAACGCCCTGCTTGAGCGATCGACTCACCTTTTGCATCAAGCCAGTACGATTGAACGTGCCGTTGGCAATGCCCTCAGTAGCTACCGTCAAGCACAGCAAGGGAACGTACCTTGGCCATGGCTGGGCGGCCAACTGCTCGGTAGCGCCCTGCTGCCCGGCGGGGGTGGGGATGCCGTTTTAGCGATGGTGGCCTGCCTTGGGTATGTGCGCCACTGGTGTCAAGCCTATGCCTTACCGTTTCCGCTGCCGGCCTTTAGTGAAATCAGTCAGTTCCTGCTGCTGTGGTGTGCCGCCATCTATGTTACCCCGTGGCTGGGGGGCAGTATCAGCAGTGAACTCTGGAGCCTGAATACCACTGTGGTGCTCCAAGCAGGGGTGATTCTTTGGGGGTATCAGCAACTGCGCCGCAAACTGGAATCCTACCTGCAACAGGGCTATCAATGGGACGTTTTGGACCCCAGCGGCTTTTGGCGCACATTGCTCAGCAACAGCAGCCGTGAACTCCCAAGCATTGGTTACCTAGGGTCACGGTGCTGCGTTTTTTGCAAACGCCACCATCAGGTAAGATGA
- a CDS encoding pentapeptide repeat-containing protein produces MIVNVAATLLLLSMGVPALAANPADLEQLRRTGHCPNCDLSYAQLRGRNLQGADLRGANLSAANLRGANLSRANLTGATLNNADLTGANLTNVNLSEANLLMTRLNRAVLTGAQMVNAALGGRDRLARVRTFRDATLPNGEKAFFPLDVPRRR; encoded by the coding sequence ATGATTGTAAACGTTGCCGCCACGCTTTTACTGCTTTCGATGGGGGTGCCTGCCTTGGCCGCTAATCCCGCTGATTTAGAGCAACTGCGCCGTACGGGGCATTGCCCCAACTGCGATCTCAGCTATGCCCAGCTACGGGGGCGTAACCTCCAAGGGGCAGATTTACGGGGAGCTAACCTCAGTGCGGCTAACTTACGGGGAGCCAACCTCAGCCGTGCCAACTTAACAGGGGCAACCCTGAATAATGCAGATTTAACGGGGGCGAACTTGACAAATGTAAACCTCTCTGAGGCCAACCTCCTGATGACTCGCCTTAACCGTGCTGTACTGACAGGTGCCCAAATGGTGAATGCCGCCTTGGGAGGGCGCGATCGCCTCGCGCGGGTGCGCACCTTCCGCGATGCCACCCTCCCCAACGGCGAAAAAGCATTTTTCCCCCTTGATGTTCCCCGCCGTCGTTAG
- the murG gene encoding undecaprenyldiphospho-muramoylpentapeptide beta-N-acetylglucosaminyltransferase, protein MATPPKLLIAASGTGGHLFPALAVAATLTDYEIHWLGVSHRLEADLVPQQYPLHTINFSGMQGKTPWAKLRPLWQFLGAFWQTRQLLKRGQFQGVFTTGGYIAAPAILAARSLGLVAILHESNALPGKVTRALAPWCTVVALGTPASLPYLAKRKANLRVTGTPVRPNILHPGPLDLPIPPTVPLILVMGGSQGAVAINRLVREAVSQWLAAGAWVVHLTGQNDPEATAVQHPHYVVLPFFEPMGPLLHRADLAISRAGASALTELTLTGTPALLIPYPYAAEDHQTVNAQVLVSAGAAEMIPQAQLTGDRLGQIILEWLRQPQKLQRMAANARRLAVPDSTQQVAGLIRSLIPPVEP, encoded by the coding sequence ATGGCGACGCCGCCGAAGCTGCTGATTGCCGCCAGCGGTACCGGGGGACATCTCTTTCCTGCCCTCGCTGTGGCCGCCACTCTCACGGACTATGAGATCCATTGGCTGGGGGTGAGCCACCGCCTAGAAGCAGACCTTGTGCCCCAGCAGTATCCCCTGCACACGATTAACTTTAGTGGCATGCAGGGGAAAACACCCTGGGCAAAACTACGACCCCTGTGGCAGTTCCTTGGAGCATTTTGGCAAACCCGGCAGTTGCTCAAACGCGGCCAGTTTCAGGGGGTCTTTACGACGGGTGGCTATATTGCTGCCCCAGCGATTCTTGCGGCGCGGAGCTTAGGGTTGGTGGCTATTCTCCACGAGTCTAATGCTCTACCTGGCAAAGTGACCCGCGCTTTAGCGCCGTGGTGTACCGTGGTGGCCTTAGGAACCCCTGCCAGCCTGCCCTACCTTGCAAAACGCAAGGCTAACCTGCGGGTCACGGGTACGCCAGTCCGACCCAATATTCTTCATCCTGGACCATTGGATCTGCCGATTCCACCAACGGTTCCCCTCATTCTGGTGATGGGGGGCAGCCAAGGTGCCGTGGCTATCAACCGTCTGGTTCGGGAGGCCGTGTCTCAGTGGCTAGCGGCAGGAGCATGGGTGGTACACTTGACGGGCCAAAACGACCCGGAGGCAACAGCCGTGCAGCATCCCCACTATGTGGTGTTGCCTTTTTTTGAGCCTATGGGGCCGCTGTTACACCGCGCTGATCTTGCCATTAGCCGTGCTGGTGCGAGTGCCCTCACAGAACTGACCCTCACGGGCACCCCCGCCCTATTGATTCCCTATCCCTACGCCGCAGAGGATCATCAAACCGTCAATGCTCAGGTGTTGGTGAGCGCAGGTGCTGCGGAAATGATTCCCCAAGCTCAACTTACGGGCGATCGCCTCGGACAAATCATTTTAGAATGGCTACGGCAGCCGCAAAAACTGCAACGGATGGCGGCCAATGCCCGGCGCTTGGCCGTGCCCGATAGCACCCAGCAGGTCGCTGGGCTGATCCGCTCCCTGATTCCACCTGTTGAACCCTAA
- a CDS encoding low molecular weight protein-tyrosine-phosphatase, with protein MPIRLLFVCLGNICRSPAAEGIMQDLVAKAGLADKIQCDSAGTSNFHIGDPPDARMVMTARQRGLHLNSRARQFHHGDFEEFDLILAMDRDNYQDILRLDPEGKYRDKVRLICDFCQQHTTKDVPDPYYGGRQGFEKVLDLLNDACAGLLTYLQQTYPQLQEQP; from the coding sequence ATGCCAATTCGACTGTTGTTTGTTTGCCTTGGGAATATCTGCCGCTCTCCTGCTGCTGAAGGCATTATGCAAGATCTCGTGGCCAAAGCAGGGCTTGCGGATAAGATCCAGTGTGATTCTGCGGGTACCAGTAACTTCCACATTGGCGATCCTCCCGATGCCCGAATGGTGATGACCGCCCGGCAGCGCGGCTTACACCTGAACAGTCGAGCACGCCAGTTTCACCACGGCGATTTTGAAGAATTTGACCTCATCTTAGCCATGGATCGGGACAACTATCAGGATATTCTCCGCCTTGATCCGGAGGGAAAATACCGCGATAAAGTGCGTTTGATCTGTGACTTTTGTCAGCAGCACACCACCAAAGATGTCCCCGACCCTTACTACGGGGGTCGCCAAGGCTTCGAGAAGGTCTTAGATTTGCTAAACGATGCCTGTGCCGGACTGTTAACCTACCTTCAGCAGACCTATCCCCAACTACAGGAGCAGCCTTGA
- the purM gene encoding phosphoribosylformylglycinamidine cyclo-ligase, protein MDYRTAGVDVAAGRAFVEQIRPLVQRTQRPEVVGRLGGFAGLCRLPSNYRQPLLVSGTDGVGTKLKLAQTLGRHDTVGIDLVAMCVNDVLTCGAEPLFFLDYIACGHLSANILTAVVVGIASACEAAGCALLGGETAEMPGFYGEGVYDLAGFCVGVVEADQVLDGSQVQLGDVVLGLASSGLHSNGFSLVRKIVADRQLSWQETPVGDRPLGELCLEPTRLYVQPIRAALKEQIPLHGMAHITGGGLPENLPRCLGHGQSVVVNLNSWPIPPLFQWLGKVGEVSQQELLNTFNMGIGYTVIIPPAAVKDAQNCFERFGIASYEIGTVINGDGTLTFCP, encoded by the coding sequence ATGGACTATCGCACCGCAGGAGTTGATGTGGCAGCAGGGCGGGCATTTGTGGAGCAGATTCGCCCCCTTGTGCAACGTACTCAGCGACCAGAGGTGGTGGGTCGCTTAGGGGGGTTTGCCGGACTGTGTCGTCTGCCGAGTAACTATCGCCAACCGCTACTGGTCTCAGGCACCGATGGGGTAGGCACCAAGCTGAAGCTAGCACAAACGCTGGGTCGTCACGATACCGTGGGGATAGACTTAGTGGCGATGTGTGTGAACGATGTCCTCACCTGTGGAGCAGAACCCCTCTTTTTCTTGGACTACATTGCCTGTGGTCACCTCAGTGCCAACATCCTGACAGCGGTGGTAGTCGGGATTGCGAGCGCCTGCGAAGCAGCAGGCTGTGCCCTCCTGGGGGGGGAAACCGCAGAGATGCCCGGCTTCTATGGTGAAGGGGTCTATGATCTCGCTGGTTTTTGTGTTGGGGTGGTCGAAGCAGATCAGGTACTGGATGGCTCGCAAGTACAACTGGGGGATGTGGTGCTGGGGCTAGCGAGTTCAGGGCTTCACAGCAATGGCTTTAGTTTAGTGCGTAAAATCGTGGCAGATCGCCAGTTGAGTTGGCAGGAGACCCCCGTGGGCGATCGCCCCCTTGGAGAACTGTGCCTAGAACCAACACGGCTGTACGTACAGCCCATTCGCGCTGCTTTGAAGGAACAAATTCCCCTGCACGGTATGGCTCATATTACCGGCGGTGGCCTGCCCGAAAATTTGCCCCGCTGTTTGGGGCACGGCCAGTCTGTGGTGGTGAACCTAAACTCATGGCCAATTCCACCGCTGTTTCAGTGGCTTGGCAAGGTGGGGGAGGTCAGCCAGCAGGAACTGTTGAATACCTTTAATATGGGCATTGGCTACACCGTCATTATCCCCCCCGCCGCAGTAAAAGACGCACAGAACTGTTTTGAGCGCTTTGGCATTGCCAGCTACGAAATTGGAACCGTGATCAATGGTGATGGCACCTTGACGTTCTGCCCCTAA
- a CDS encoding UDP-glucuronic acid decarboxylase family protein, which yields MRILVTGGAGFIGSHLVDRLMEAGHEVICLDNYFTGTKRNILRWLGHPNFELIRHDVTDPIRLEVDQIYHLACPASPVHYQYNPVKTIKTNVMGTLHMLGLAKRVKARFLLASTSEVYGDPLVHPQSESYWGHVNPIGIRSCYDEGKRVAETLAFDYHRQNNVAVRVARIFNTYGPKMQVNDGRVVSNFIVQALQGIPLTVYGDGSQTRSFCYVSDLVEGLIRLMNSEHTGPVNLGNPDEYTVLELAQKIQALINPSAEIQFKPLPSDDPQRRRPDITVARTLLDWQPSVPLSEGLRRTIPDFAERLGVPYTPMMVEV from the coding sequence ATGCGTATTCTTGTAACCGGCGGCGCGGGTTTTATTGGTTCCCATCTTGTGGATCGGCTGATGGAGGCTGGCCACGAGGTGATTTGCTTAGATAATTATTTTACCGGCACTAAGCGCAATATCCTACGGTGGCTGGGTCACCCCAACTTTGAGCTGATTCGCCATGATGTCACCGACCCTATCCGTCTTGAGGTCGATCAGATTTACCACCTCGCCTGCCCCGCCTCGCCGGTGCATTACCAGTACAATCCGGTCAAAACCATTAAAACCAACGTCATGGGCACCCTCCACATGCTAGGGCTAGCCAAGCGAGTCAAGGCACGGTTCCTGTTGGCCTCCACGTCAGAAGTCTATGGCGATCCGCTGGTGCATCCTCAATCAGAGTCCTACTGGGGGCATGTGAACCCCATTGGTATTCGCTCGTGCTATGACGAGGGCAAGCGGGTTGCTGAAACCCTCGCCTTTGACTACCACCGTCAAAACAATGTAGCGGTACGAGTAGCACGGATTTTTAACACCTATGGCCCGAAAATGCAGGTTAATGATGGCCGCGTTGTCAGTAATTTTATTGTGCAAGCGTTGCAGGGAATTCCCCTCACGGTCTATGGTGATGGCTCTCAGACCCGTAGCTTTTGTTACGTCAGCGATTTAGTCGAAGGACTCATTCGGTTGATGAACAGCGAGCATACCGGCCCCGTGAACTTGGGGAACCCTGACGAATATACGGTTCTGGAGCTCGCCCAAAAAATTCAAGCCCTGATTAACCCCAGTGCTGAGATTCAGTTTAAGCCCCTCCCCAGTGATGACCCGCAACGCCGCCGCCCCGATATTACGGTGGCGCGAACCCTGTTGGACTGGCAGCCGAGTGTGCCGCTATCGGAGGGTCTGCGCCGCACGATTCCAGACTTTGCCGAGCGGTTAGGGGTGCCCTATACGCCTATGATGGTCGAAGTTTAG
- a CDS encoding UDP-glucose dehydrogenase family protein, producing MRVCVIGTGYVGLVTGVCLAHIGHDVMCIDNNIDKVKLLQQGESPIYEPGLTELLRGCIASNCIHFSSDLGAGVEFGEVLFIAVGTPSLPNGETDTRYVEAVARGIGAHLHLGYKVIVNKSTVPIGSGDWVRMIILDGVVEREPELADAIKAGATHPPLDFDVVSNPEFLREGSAVYDTFNPDRIVLGGSSRKAIALMQELYAPIIERKYAADPNPNAPPVPVLVTDLSSAEMIKYAANAFLATKISFINEVANICDRVGADVVQVAKGIGLDSRIGEKFLQAGLGWGGSCFPKDVSALIHTADDYGYEAQLLKAVVQVNQRQRFLVIEKLQQVLKILKGKTIGLLGLTFKPNTDDLRDAPALHLIEELHRLGAKVKAYDPLVSQTGLRSGLSNVIVETDLHHLADGCDALVLVTDWPQFREVDYGAVAKVMHQPVIVDGRNFLDRKALEGLGFRYLGIGH from the coding sequence ATGCGGGTTTGTGTCATTGGCACGGGCTATGTGGGCTTGGTCACTGGGGTGTGCTTGGCCCATATCGGCCATGATGTGATGTGTATTGATAACAACATCGATAAGGTCAAGCTGCTGCAGCAGGGGGAGTCGCCCATTTATGAGCCAGGGTTGACGGAGCTGTTACGGGGGTGTATTGCCAGCAACTGCATTCACTTCAGTAGTGATCTGGGGGCAGGGGTGGAATTTGGCGAGGTGCTGTTTATTGCGGTGGGGACACCCTCCCTCCCCAATGGCGAAACGGATACCCGCTATGTCGAGGCGGTGGCGCGGGGGATTGGTGCCCACCTGCATCTGGGCTACAAAGTCATTGTCAATAAGTCCACGGTGCCCATTGGTTCTGGCGACTGGGTGCGGATGATTATTCTCGATGGGGTGGTGGAGCGAGAACCGGAGCTAGCGGATGCCATTAAAGCGGGTGCCACCCACCCTCCGTTAGATTTTGATGTGGTGAGTAACCCAGAATTTTTGCGGGAAGGCTCGGCGGTTTACGATACCTTTAACCCCGATCGCATTGTCTTAGGGGGCAGTAGCCGCAAGGCCATTGCTCTGATGCAGGAGCTTTACGCACCGATTATTGAGCGCAAGTATGCTGCAGATCCCAATCCCAATGCGCCCCCTGTGCCTGTCCTAGTGACGGATCTCAGTTCGGCGGAAATGATTAAGTACGCGGCTAATGCCTTTTTGGCCACCAAAATTAGCTTTATTAACGAAGTTGCCAATATTTGCGATCGCGTCGGCGCGGATGTGGTGCAAGTGGCCAAGGGAATTGGCCTAGATTCGCGCATTGGTGAGAAGTTTTTGCAGGCGGGGCTAGGCTGGGGCGGCTCCTGTTTTCCGAAGGATGTTTCTGCCTTAATCCATACTGCTGATGACTATGGCTATGAAGCGCAATTACTGAAAGCAGTGGTACAGGTGAACCAACGCCAGCGCTTTTTGGTGATCGAAAAGTTACAACAAGTTCTAAAAATTCTGAAGGGCAAAACCATTGGCTTGCTCGGGCTTACGTTTAAGCCCAATACTGACGATCTGCGGGATGCCCCTGCTCTTCACTTAATTGAGGAACTGCATCGCCTTGGTGCCAAGGTGAAGGCGTACGATCCTCTAGTGTCCCAGACGGGGCTGCGCTCGGGTCTGTCTAACGTGATTGTGGAAACGGATCTGCACCACTTGGCAGATGGCTGTGATGCCTTGGTTCTGGTGACGGACTGGCCGCAGTTTCGTGAGGTGGATTATGGCGCTGTTGCCAAGGTGATGCACCAACCCGTGATTGTGGATGGCCGCAACTTTCTAGACCGCAAAGCCCTAGAGGGATTGGGCTTCCGTTATCTGGGGATCGGGCATTAA